One part of the Salinivirga cyanobacteriivorans genome encodes these proteins:
- a CDS encoding M56 family metallopeptidase — protein MTQNWIIYLFESAVILMFFWSVYWLFLRSETFFKLNRLYLQLTLVLSLIIPVLDWFIDIKTADVTNVYLLNTIVITAQKAEVGALGVVERFQWIPVILLTGSIITLGIFGWGIFKIIALVKNSQTLRQHKYLFVLNHKFVRPFSFLNYIFLTPEIYHGLDNSHIIKHEQEHVKQKHSLDLLFSGIVGAIQWFNPFVWLYKESFREIHEYLADEAVLKQGEDPARYKKSLFDEATGVAPGVYSFFNLSFTKRRFKMMSRIKSPRSNALKLLVILPVVTLMVFVFACSEDQEKEVIIKQSKDEVKSDSVYMHVDQQPQYAGGMSALFQDVQNEIQFPDIVKQAGAQGKVFVSFVVGKDGDVRNVEVAKITDLEGNSAQFEKDVEEALIETSVNAVQKLNKWTPGKNEGKTVSVKFNIPIAFKLN, from the coding sequence ATGACCCAAAACTGGATTATATATTTATTTGAATCAGCAGTAATACTGATGTTTTTCTGGTCTGTTTACTGGCTGTTCCTGAGGTCTGAAACCTTTTTTAAACTGAACAGGCTTTATTTGCAGTTGACGCTGGTGTTAAGTCTTATCATTCCTGTATTAGACTGGTTTATCGATATTAAAACTGCTGATGTGACAAATGTCTATCTGTTGAATACTATTGTAATAACGGCACAAAAAGCAGAGGTTGGTGCGCTTGGTGTGGTTGAGCGATTTCAATGGATACCGGTCATTCTGCTCACCGGGTCCATAATTACATTGGGAATATTTGGCTGGGGTATTTTTAAAATTATTGCTTTAGTAAAGAATAGCCAAACCCTTCGGCAGCATAAATATTTGTTTGTACTTAATCATAAGTTTGTACGGCCGTTCTCGTTTCTGAATTATATTTTTTTAACCCCCGAAATTTATCATGGCTTGGATAACTCACATATAATTAAACATGAACAAGAACATGTGAAACAAAAACATTCCCTGGATCTTTTATTCTCTGGAATAGTTGGTGCCATTCAGTGGTTTAATCCATTTGTATGGTTGTATAAAGAGTCATTTCGCGAAATTCATGAATATTTGGCCGATGAGGCAGTTTTAAAGCAGGGCGAGGATCCGGCCCGTTATAAAAAATCGCTGTTCGATGAGGCCACTGGTGTTGCACCAGGAGTTTATAGTTTTTTTAATTTATCATTTACAAAAAGGAGGTTTAAAATGATGTCACGTATTAAGTCGCCGCGCTCAAATGCGCTCAAATTATTGGTAATACTACCGGTAGTAACTTTAATGGTCTTTGTTTTTGCTTGCTCCGAAGACCAGGAAAAAGAGGTTATTATAAAGCAAAGCAAAGATGAGGTAAAGTCTGATAGTGTTTATATGCATGTTGACCAACAGCCCCAATATGCCGGTGGTATGTCAGCGTTATTTCAGGATGTTCAAAATGAAATCCAGTTTCCTGATATCGTTAAACAAGCTGGAGCCCAGGGTAAGGTTTTCGTTAGTTTCGTTGTTGGGAAAGATGGAGATGTCAGAAATGTTGAAGTTGCCAAAATTACAGATTTGGAAGGTAATTCTGCCCAATTTGAGAAAGATGTAGAAGAGGCACTTATTGAAACATCTGTAAATGCAGTCCAAAAGCTAAATAAATGGACTCCCGGCAAAAATGAAGGAAAAACCGTAAGTGTAAAATTTAATATTCCCATTGCTTTTAAATTGAATTAA
- a CDS encoding BlaI/MecI/CopY family transcriptional regulator produces MNELTKAEQQVMQQLWKLEKAFVRDIIAELPGPKPAYNTISTIVRILERKGFVKHEAFGKSHRYYPVVSKKEYTKGFFKGFLNNYFSNSMKNLVSFFAKDKSLSLSEMEELKSMLEDEIARQKAEKK; encoded by the coding sequence ATGAATGAACTCACTAAAGCAGAACAGCAGGTAATGCAACAATTATGGAAGCTTGAGAAAGCCTTCGTCCGTGATATTATTGCTGAGCTACCCGGGCCCAAACCAGCTTATAATACAATTTCAACCATTGTCAGAATCCTTGAACGGAAGGGTTTCGTAAAACATGAAGCCTTCGGTAAATCGCACCGCTATTACCCAGTTGTGAGCAAGAAAGAGTATACAAAGGGTTTTTTCAAAGGTTTTTTAAATAATTATTTCAGCAATTCAATGAAAAACCTGGTCTCTTTCTTTGCTAAAGACAAATCGCTCAGCCTTTCTGAAATGGAAGAGCTTAAAAGTATGCTCGAAGATGAAATTGCCCGGCAGAAAGCCGAAAAGAAGTAA
- a CDS encoding SMP-30/gluconolactonase/LRE family protein produces MKKKIKTSVGLFINTAILLSISVMTMGQDNGTKSFRANEKWATDAIFDVPESVCYSPGQQVLYVANISGKPTEKDGKGFISKLSLTGEMINKEWYTGLDAPKGMGIYDNKLYVTNIDEVVAIDLNSAEEAGRWKCEGAKFANDIAITANGDVFISGMQNGAIYRISNGEITRWKAEKTFQKPNGLWTGPDYLYVGAAKHIYRVDYERAEVEKYIENSGGVDGLERIENGFFLKSDWTGHVHVVSPAHPKHLILNTADQKINAADIEYIPSMKMMLVPTFFDNRVVAYEIVK; encoded by the coding sequence ATGAAGAAAAAAATTAAAACTTCAGTCGGGCTGTTTATCAATACAGCAATTTTATTATCCATAAGTGTGATGACCATGGGCCAGGATAATGGCACGAAATCTTTTAGGGCCAATGAAAAATGGGCTACTGATGCCATATTTGATGTGCCCGAATCTGTTTGTTATAGTCCCGGGCAACAGGTGCTTTATGTTGCCAATATTTCTGGTAAGCCTACTGAAAAAGATGGAAAAGGTTTTATTTCTAAGTTGAGTTTAACCGGAGAAATGATAAATAAAGAGTGGTATACTGGCCTCGATGCCCCCAAGGGGATGGGCATATATGACAATAAACTTTATGTAACCAATATTGATGAGGTTGTAGCCATTGACCTTAACTCTGCCGAAGAAGCAGGCCGGTGGAAGTGCGAAGGTGCAAAATTTGCCAATGATATTGCTATAACTGCAAATGGAGATGTTTTTATTTCTGGTATGCAGAATGGGGCAATTTATCGTATCTCAAATGGCGAAATAACCAGGTGGAAAGCAGAAAAAACTTTTCAGAAACCTAATGGCTTATGGACAGGCCCTGATTATTTGTACGTGGGAGCCGCCAAACATATCTATAGGGTCGATTATGAGCGTGCTGAAGTTGAAAAGTATATTGAAAACTCAGGTGGTGTCGATGGATTGGAGAGAATTGAAAATGGCTTTTTCCTTAAAAGTGATTGGACCGGACATGTACATGTAGTGTCACCTGCACATCCAAAACATCTGATATTAAATACAGCTGATCAAAAAATTAACGCAGCCGATATTGAGTACATCCCTTCAATGAAAATGATGTTGGTGCCAACTTTTTTCGATAACAGGGTGGTAGCCTATGAAATTGTAAAATAG
- the tilS gene encoding tRNA lysidine(34) synthetase TilS has translation MKKELENRFLAFIKENALVDHEKPVIVGLSGGKDSMTLAHLLHKHNYQIIAAHCNFHLREGDADLDQQLVEDWCKQNNVGCVVKHFATEDFAKKEKVSIEMAARTLRYNWFKELLNSYHASSIAVGHHFNDQIETFFMNIARGTGFRGLTGMKAINNQVVRPLLFASAEEIQAYAQDCKIPFRDDHTNKDVAIKRNFFRHEIIPKFQALNPSFQRTMERNIQRFQSIDRYLNLLFMEMEESLVQVNDDGFLIKIPGDKTKHVLVDFIHFYLEKNGIKSPMQAITDIMDAQVGAKSQIENFSIIRDRNALVFQKFKHYEAAPVFVSEPNTEFTFDKYRFKITAISPSDIKNMPVDNEKVWFAADQIHWPIIIRAWQPGDRMKPLGMQQTKKIKKMLTDAKIPSAQRAGFPVMADQKGIIWLPFIRPSQDCAVRDLKATVVQVEVSLT, from the coding sequence ATGAAGAAAGAACTTGAAAACCGGTTTTTAGCTTTTATAAAAGAGAATGCACTTGTTGATCATGAAAAGCCTGTAATTGTTGGATTAAGCGGTGGTAAAGATAGCATGACACTTGCGCATTTGTTACACAAACATAACTATCAAATAATTGCTGCCCACTGTAACTTTCATTTGCGAGAGGGCGATGCTGACTTAGACCAACAATTGGTTGAGGATTGGTGTAAGCAAAACAATGTGGGATGTGTGGTGAAACACTTTGCTACAGAGGATTTTGCAAAAAAAGAAAAAGTCTCCATAGAAATGGCCGCCCGCACATTACGCTACAATTGGTTTAAGGAGCTGCTTAATTCATATCATGCTTCATCTATTGCTGTGGGACATCATTTTAATGATCAGATTGAGACTTTTTTTATGAATATCGCAAGAGGCACTGGGTTCAGGGGACTTACCGGTATGAAAGCTATAAATAACCAGGTTGTTCGGCCGCTTTTATTTGCTTCCGCTGAAGAAATACAGGCCTATGCGCAAGACTGTAAAATTCCATTTCGCGATGACCATACGAACAAAGATGTAGCAATTAAAAGAAATTTTTTTCGTCACGAAATAATACCAAAATTCCAGGCGCTTAATCCATCTTTTCAACGTACAATGGAACGTAATATTCAAAGGTTTCAATCCATAGACCGATATCTTAATTTGCTTTTTATGGAGATGGAGGAATCACTTGTTCAGGTTAATGATGATGGATTTCTCATAAAGATACCCGGAGATAAAACCAAACATGTACTGGTTGATTTTATTCATTTTTATCTTGAAAAAAATGGTATAAAATCGCCAATGCAGGCTATTACCGATATAATGGATGCACAAGTTGGCGCAAAGTCTCAAATTGAGAATTTTAGCATAATACGTGACAGAAACGCCCTGGTGTTTCAGAAGTTTAAGCATTACGAAGCTGCACCTGTTTTTGTGAGTGAACCAAACACAGAGTTTACTTTTGATAAGTATAGATTTAAAATTACCGCCATATCGCCTTCCGATATTAAAAATATGCCGGTTGATAATGAAAAAGTTTGGTTTGCTGCAGATCAAATTCATTGGCCAATTATTATACGAGCATGGCAACCCGGAGACAGGATGAAACCATTGGGAATGCAACAAACAAAAAAGATTAAAAAAATGCTGACTGATGCAAAAATTCCTAGCGCTCAAAGAGCGGGTTTTCCTGTCATGGCTGATCAGAAAGGCATAATCTGGTTGCCTTTTATAAGGCCATCGCAGGATTGTGCTGTCCGTGATTTAAAAGCCACGGTTGTGCAAGTTGAGGTATCATTAACTTAA
- a CDS encoding amidohydrolase — MELNKLVSIRKYLHQNPELSHKEKNTSGFLKKEIEKTNPSDLISQESGHGFLARYRKEKSKPVVAFRTDIDALPIQEINTFDYKSNNDGVGHKCGHDGHATSMLGFAHELKQILDAPVDLIFQGAEETGEGADLWLKDPAMKDFNPNRVFAHHNLPGFPLHSIIVRNNVFSAASVGVTVKLKGKTSHAGHPERGISPALAVADLIKAIENLPNSNTYNDFTLTTVIHTLIGEIAFGTTPGYGEVRATLRSFDNDDLDALCKYTEQYVNKFGEKYGLKTEVSYQEYFPATENDDDAVAIVRKAAENLGLEIIEPEEPFRWSEDFAHFTLKTPGALFGVGSGVDHPALHNPDYDYPDELLPTVIKMYKEIYNLSI, encoded by the coding sequence ATGGAATTAAATAAATTAGTATCAATAAGGAAATATTTACATCAGAATCCTGAATTATCGCATAAAGAAAAAAATACATCAGGATTTTTAAAAAAGGAAATTGAAAAAACCAACCCTTCTGATTTAATTTCACAGGAAAGCGGACACGGATTTTTAGCAAGATACCGTAAAGAAAAAAGCAAACCGGTTGTTGCTTTCCGAACCGATATTGATGCTTTGCCAATTCAGGAGATTAATACCTTTGATTATAAGAGCAATAATGACGGCGTGGGGCATAAATGCGGCCACGATGGGCATGCTACTTCAATGTTGGGGTTTGCTCACGAACTAAAGCAGATTTTAGATGCCCCTGTTGATCTTATTTTCCAGGGAGCAGAAGAAACTGGCGAAGGAGCTGATCTTTGGCTCAAAGACCCTGCCATGAAAGATTTTAATCCCAATAGGGTCTTTGCGCATCATAATTTGCCGGGCTTTCCGCTTCACAGCATTATTGTGCGAAACAATGTTTTTTCAGCGGCTTCAGTAGGCGTTACAGTAAAACTTAAGGGTAAAACATCTCATGCCGGACACCCCGAAAGGGGCATTAGTCCAGCCCTTGCTGTAGCAGACCTCATAAAGGCCATAGAAAATCTTCCAAATTCCAATACATACAATGATTTTACCCTTACTACTGTAATTCATACACTTATCGGAGAAATAGCCTTTGGTACAACGCCCGGGTATGGCGAAGTGCGGGCAACCCTGCGGTCGTTCGATAATGACGATTTAGATGCCCTGTGCAAATATACAGAACAGTATGTGAACAAGTTTGGTGAGAAATATGGATTGAAAACAGAAGTGAGTTATCAGGAGTATTTTCCTGCAACCGAAAACGACGATGATGCTGTAGCAATAGTTAGAAAAGCAGCAGAAAACCTCGGGCTTGAGATTATAGAACCCGAAGAACCTTTTCGTTGGTCAGAAGATTTTGCACATTTTACACTAAAAACGCCGGGAGCACTTTTTGGTGTCGGCTCAGGAGTAGACCATCCTGCACTGCATAACCCGGATTATGATTATCCGGACGAACTGCTCCCAACGGTCATAAAAATGTACAAAGAAATTTATAACTTAAGTATTTAG
- a CDS encoding tetratricopeptide repeat protein — MRTWLLIFTLFITSTFNAIALNPDISVEETVDSLLREARPLISSDPDRAEVLIKDALRIAEDGGFMKANANALNYLGIIYYNKKNYPTAIKYFQQSLKVLFRIGNKEKVANMMKKIGLSYLNQQKYAKAIEYYKLALKVFEQTELPGREANTHVEIGVIYRLYQRFSDAINQFDEAFVLYEKLDNKGGQAESLHHIAKTYHLMGNYKKADEFFTQTLKVYENYLDYSGLATVYNDYSRTLIELEAFRKAEEMLTRAEEQCSTGDTLLMGKISANYGAVLVYQSEYDQAEQYLNRALALAEKTKNEDLLAQVYKNLYELNFRNNQTKKALSFYQKYIAVKDTTAVQTIKEYGSAASGAKLSNIVIFITVFGSIIIIGLVIWLIVVIRQRDRALAELAKKD; from the coding sequence ATGAGAACCTGGTTGCTAATTTTTACACTATTTATCACATCTACATTTAATGCAATTGCATTGAATCCTGATATCTCTGTAGAGGAAACTGTCGATAGCCTTTTGAGAGAAGCCCGGCCTCTTATCTCATCTGATCCGGACAGGGCCGAAGTGCTTATAAAAGACGCACTGAGAATTGCCGAGGACGGTGGGTTTATGAAAGCTAATGCAAATGCTTTGAATTATTTGGGCATAATTTATTACAATAAAAAAAATTATCCTACAGCCATTAAATATTTTCAGCAGTCATTAAAGGTGCTTTTCCGTATTGGTAATAAAGAAAAAGTAGCCAATATGATGAAAAAGATTGGCTTATCGTACCTTAATCAGCAAAAGTATGCAAAAGCAATTGAGTATTATAAATTGGCATTAAAGGTATTCGAACAAACTGAACTCCCCGGTCGTGAAGCTAATACGCATGTCGAAATTGGAGTCATTTATCGCTTATATCAGCGGTTTTCCGATGCCATTAACCAATTCGATGAAGCCTTCGTGCTTTATGAGAAACTGGACAATAAAGGAGGACAGGCAGAATCATTACACCATATAGCCAAAACATACCACTTAATGGGTAATTATAAAAAAGCAGACGAGTTTTTTACACAAACATTGAAAGTGTACGAAAACTATCTCGATTACTCCGGTTTGGCTACAGTTTATAACGACTACAGTAGAACTTTGATAGAGCTTGAAGCTTTTCGTAAAGCAGAAGAAATGCTGACCAGGGCAGAGGAGCAATGTAGTACCGGAGATACTTTGCTAATGGGTAAAATATCAGCCAACTATGGCGCGGTGCTGGTTTATCAATCAGAATATGATCAAGCTGAACAGTACCTCAATAGAGCTTTGGCGTTGGCCGAAAAAACTAAAAATGAAGATTTACTGGCACAGGTTTACAAAAACTTATATGAACTTAATTTTAGAAATAATCAAACCAAAAAAGCACTTTCATTCTATCAAAAATATATAGCAGTTAAAGATACCACAGCTGTGCAAACCATTAAAGAGTATGGAAGCGCTGCAAGTGGTGCTAAGCTGAGCAATATTGTTATTTTTATAACCGTGTTTGGCTCAATTATAATTATTGGCCTTGTGATTTGGCTTATTGTGGTAATAAGGCAAAGAGACAGGGCGCTTGCTGAATTAGCCAAAAAAGATTGA
- a CDS encoding tetratricopeptide repeat-containing sensor histidine kinase: MSINKRLFFIILLIPLLYGKALFSQPDTSIYINKVSYYRTFAEEHLYDSDSVLQMINRGIELAVAASDTNYQYDFYSLKGDFLKHDNKYEQALEAYKNARDIIVNDEKAEKRAQIAKKIGALHWKYNYYKNANKNFQQALYIYQQLGDAIEVGKTFNNLGTISRDVSRMDSALYYYRKALTIFNEAQEKKWVAHTLNLIGNTYLQLNNTNKAIEHYEESLDLRRAFNDSIAISKSLTNIARVYKRNKQFEQSLEYFNKALEIRQNLNEMTLVASSLNDIGGLYRSMGNYAKSIEYFQRALIIRRQKSDQLDVAASLLNVGSIYKELELPETALEYYTEALEIYQQIGDEIRISNSLNYIGGVYYKQGEYDHALDYFLSALGYREVVGDQLQIAGLLNNVAMIYKNMGNYEKSLEYYQKALEHYKNHGDKKFYAATQNHIGNLFIEKEAYDEALEWLKNAYTQRRKIGDDFGFAHSALDIGSVYLKLSKEAAAMAFLMKSLEVAKKLNNFQLLRDVYFTLYKVSKAMRREHAALRYHEKYAAWKDSVFNHQTLEKITRVQMQNEAERTRLKIAFENKQKQEEIARLKKNRQEKERFYQLKVENERNFRNLIIAIAISLLLIVVLLVNRFMIKNKANKKLKKVNDDLSNLNQKLQKSQKELRQLNATKDKFFSIIAHDLRSPFTALVSLSEVLYDKDDEMEPGRRREIIGQISSASRSTFRLLENLLEWSRTQQGKIEFQPQKLLLKEVLDEVLALQMNNINQKQINVHIELNPDLHIYADRHMLSFILRNLLGNAIKFTPFGGEISFSAKDGSRDTIVKISDTGVGMSKQVVDKLFDINVHHTTEGTNKEKGVGLGLILCKEFIDKMNGAIHIESTPGSGSAFTFSIPKDRVN; this comes from the coding sequence ATGAGCATAAATAAGAGGCTGTTTTTTATAATACTTCTCATTCCGTTGCTTTATGGAAAGGCCTTGTTTTCGCAGCCTGATACAAGTATTTACATCAATAAGGTTTCTTATTACCGTACATTTGCAGAAGAGCATTTGTACGATTCCGATTCCGTCCTGCAGATGATTAATAGAGGTATTGAACTTGCTGTGGCTGCCTCCGATACAAATTATCAATACGATTTTTACAGCTTAAAAGGCGATTTTCTCAAGCACGATAATAAATACGAACAGGCACTCGAAGCTTATAAGAATGCTCGTGATATTATTGTAAATGACGAAAAAGCTGAAAAACGGGCGCAAATTGCAAAGAAAATAGGTGCCCTGCATTGGAAATATAATTATTATAAAAATGCGAATAAAAATTTTCAGCAAGCCCTCTATATATACCAGCAATTAGGCGATGCTATTGAAGTTGGTAAGACTTTTAATAACCTTGGTACTATCTCCCGCGATGTTTCCAGAATGGATTCTGCGCTCTATTATTATAGAAAAGCGCTAACCATTTTTAATGAAGCGCAGGAGAAAAAGTGGGTGGCACATACGCTCAACCTTATTGGCAATACTTATTTACAATTAAATAATACGAATAAAGCTATTGAGCATTATGAAGAATCGCTTGACCTACGAAGAGCATTTAATGATAGTATTGCTATTTCTAAGTCGCTCACAAACATTGCAAGGGTATATAAACGCAATAAACAATTTGAGCAAAGTCTTGAATATTTCAATAAAGCATTGGAAATACGCCAGAACCTCAATGAAATGACTTTAGTTGCTTCAAGTTTAAATGATATCGGCGGGCTTTATAGATCTATGGGTAATTATGCAAAATCCATCGAATACTTCCAGAGGGCACTGATAATTAGAAGGCAAAAAAGCGATCAGCTGGATGTGGCTGCCTCATTGTTGAATGTTGGAAGCATCTATAAAGAATTGGAATTACCCGAAACCGCACTTGAATATTATACAGAAGCTTTAGAAATTTACCAGCAAATAGGCGATGAAATACGCATCAGTAATTCTTTAAACTACATTGGAGGGGTTTACTACAAGCAAGGAGAATATGACCATGCACTTGATTACTTTTTGAGTGCACTCGGTTACAGGGAAGTGGTTGGTGATCAGCTTCAGATTGCTGGTTTGCTCAATAATGTGGCCATGATTTATAAAAACATGGGCAATTATGAAAAATCACTTGAATACTATCAGAAAGCACTTGAACATTATAAAAATCATGGCGATAAAAAGTTTTATGCAGCGACACAAAACCACATAGGGAATTTATTCATTGAAAAGGAAGCGTATGATGAAGCCCTTGAGTGGCTGAAAAATGCTTATACACAACGCCGTAAAATAGGAGATGATTTTGGGTTTGCTCATTCTGCGCTGGATATAGGCAGCGTTTATTTAAAGCTCAGTAAAGAGGCCGCTGCTATGGCATTTTTGATGAAATCATTAGAAGTCGCTAAAAAACTAAATAACTTTCAGCTTTTGCGCGATGTATATTTTACACTGTACAAGGTTAGCAAGGCTATGAGAAGAGAGCATGCAGCCTTGCGCTACCACGAAAAATATGCAGCATGGAAAGATTCGGTATTTAATCATCAAACACTTGAAAAAATTACCCGCGTGCAAATGCAAAATGAAGCTGAACGCACAAGGTTAAAAATAGCTTTTGAGAATAAACAAAAGCAAGAAGAAATTGCACGACTTAAAAAGAACCGGCAGGAGAAAGAGCGTTTTTATCAACTGAAGGTTGAAAATGAGCGGAATTTCAGGAACTTAATCATAGCCATAGCCATTAGCCTATTGTTGATTGTTGTCTTACTGGTGAATAGGTTCATGATTAAAAATAAGGCAAATAAAAAACTGAAAAAGGTTAATGATGATTTGTCAAATTTGAATCAAAAGCTACAAAAATCACAAAAGGAATTAAGGCAACTTAATGCCACAAAAGATAAGTTTTTTTCCATTATAGCTCATGACCTTAGAAGCCCCTTTACCGCACTTGTTTCCCTTTCTGAAGTTTTGTATGATAAAGATGATGAGATGGAGCCCGGTCGGCGAAGAGAAATTATTGGTCAAATAAGCTCTGCATCAAGGTCAACTTTCCGGTTATTGGAGAACTTACTAGAATGGAGTCGTACCCAACAAGGTAAAATCGAATTTCAGCCCCAAAAATTATTGCTGAAAGAAGTCCTGGACGAAGTGCTGGCGCTGCAAATGAATAATATTAATCAAAAACAAATTAATGTTCATATTGAACTTAACCCAGATTTGCATATTTATGCAGACAGACATATGTTGTCTTTTATTTTAAGGAATTTGTTGGGTAATGCAATAAAGTTTACCCCATTCGGAGGTGAGATTTCTTTCTCAGCCAAAGATGGCAGCAGGGATACAATTGTTAAGATTTCCGACACCGGAGTTGGTATGTCAAAACAAGTTGTCGATAAATTATTCGATATAAATGTGCACCATACAACCGAAGGAACAAATAAAGAAAAAGGAGTGGGGCTGGGGCTTATTTTGTGCAAAGAGTTTATTGATAAAATGAATGGAGCCATTCATATTGAGAGCACACCCGGAAGTGGAAGTGCATTCACATTTAGCATTCCAAAAGATAGGGTTAATTAA
- a CDS encoding response regulator: protein MATMQPNILIIDDDRVSQIYLGELIGTLLPGASIVKADSGEKALDLINRTDFDFVFSDIRMPGLSGESLFEELVKATKKCENCRIYAISGISEQDTLNIRNAGAVAVLRKPVEKFRLEELFFGNVRSESEKNKFSAANKESLIDPQKIIKLYEYNYDKVAQILKLYQQTLPDQMNRLQIEWDARNYEEVRNLGHSLKNSFTYLGADMLKDKAHSLEEIIEELTEITYVDSIVKDISGASRGIEKKIAELIESYEHK, encoded by the coding sequence ATGGCAACAATGCAACCAAATATCCTTATAATTGATGACGACAGGGTCAGCCAAATTTATTTGGGGGAATTAATCGGCACCCTACTCCCAGGAGCATCAATAGTTAAAGCCGATAGTGGCGAGAAAGCCCTTGATCTGATTAATAGAACCGATTTTGACTTCGTGTTTTCTGATATTCGTATGCCCGGGCTTTCCGGCGAAAGCCTATTCGAAGAATTGGTAAAGGCTACAAAGAAATGCGAAAATTGCCGAATTTATGCTATATCAGGAATTTCTGAGCAAGATACGCTCAATATTAGAAATGCCGGAGCCGTAGCTGTTCTCCGTAAGCCCGTGGAGAAATTTCGTTTAGAAGAATTATTTTTTGGAAACGTTAGGTCTGAAAGCGAAAAAAACAAATTTAGTGCGGCAAATAAGGAATCTCTAATAGATCCGCAAAAAATAATTAAGCTTTACGAATATAATTATGATAAGGTAGCCCAGATACTTAAGTTATATCAGCAAACACTGCCAGATCAAATGAACCGGTTGCAAATTGAATGGGATGCACGCAACTATGAGGAGGTCCGGAATTTGGGGCATTCTCTTAAAAATTCTTTCACTTATCTTGGGGCTGATATGCTTAAAGACAAAGCACACAGTCTTGAAGAAATTATTGAAGAGCTGACCGAAATTACATATGTTGATAGCATTGTAAAGGATATTTCTGGAGCATCCAGGGGAATTGAGAAAAAAATTGCAGAATTAATAGAATCCTATGAGCATAAATAA